The following DNA comes from Halorhabdus tiamatea SARL4B.
AACTGGTCGGCCGACCGCTCGAAGATCGACGTGTGGGGATGGTTTTCCAAGAAGGAGCGCTCTTCCCACACATGACCACTCGTGAAAACATCACGTACGCGGCCACAGCTAGCCATCGCGTCGACGAACTCGCGACGCTTCTCGAATTAGAGGACGTACTCGATAGAACCCCTCCGACCCTCTCCGGTGGAGAACGACAACGGGTGGCCCTCGCGCGAACGCTGGCGACCGATCCGGACATGCTCCTCCTCGATGAGCCGTTGTCGAGTCTCGACGCACCGATCCGGAAACGGCTTCGAGACGAACTGCACAGCCTGTTCGAATCGCTTGACATCCCGATTCTGTACGTCACGCATGACCAGCGGGAGGCGACGGCACTAGGTGATCGAATCGCCATCGTTCGAGACGGTGCCCTCGAACAAGTGGGCACGCCGTCGGCGGTGCTTACCCGACCGACGAGTCGATTCGTCGCCCGCTTTACCGGAAACGAGAACCTCTTTGAAGGGATAGTGACTGACCGGACGGCAGACGGCGCAACGGTCCAACTTGGTGATCTCCAGTACCAAACGACGGTGTCGGATATTCAGACGTCGACAGTAACCGTCTGTATTCATCCATCGCGGATGGAGATCGAATCGCCCTCCACTGCCAACGGTGACCGAACGGCAAATACGGTCACGGGAACGGTTACCCGTTGGTTGAATGAGGGGAGCAAGTACCGGATCGATATTGAGATTGAAGCGGAACCGATCACTCTCACGGCGAACGTTCGCCCACCGACCTTCGAGCGACTATCGCTTGAGAATGGCTCCGAAGTCCACGTACTGATCCCCCAAGAGTCGATACATCTGATCCCGGACCGTGAATAGTTCCGAGCCGAATACTCACTGATTGTCGTCTGTTCGAGCATCGATACGATCAGACCATGTGCATTGAGAAAACCGGTCTCAACTACTGTACTGGAGACGTTCGAACGACTCTCTCCGGGCGAGAGAGAGTCGTCCTAGTCAACGATCACGATCCGAGACCGTTCTATCACCAGTTCGATGCTGAAGAGGGCAAGGAGTTCTCCTGGGAATACCAGCATCAAGTGGAAGAGGAGTTCAGAGTACGCATTGGGAATCCGCAGTCGAGGAGTCGGAGTGCTCGGCGTCGACAGATTTCGACGCCGCGTTCTGAGTCGCGTCAGTCCTCCGCTCCCGAATACGAATCTATTCGCCCGAACTCGGATACAGGGCGCCCGACACCGCACTTGTATGCAGCTATTCGCGACGGTCCTTTCCTGGCTAGCCGTGATTTCCACGGTGATCGCCGGGACTGTCGGTCTCGTCATCGCCGCGCCCGAGGTCGCGATTCTCTGGGCGATAGTGGGGTTCTTCGTGGGGAAGATCGTCCAGAGTACGATCTGGACAGTCGCTGGGGACACCCGGCAGTGAACCTGTCATTTCCTTCAGGACTCTTCTGACGGGGTGTCTCCCGTCGCTGTGAGTTGTCGCGGACTGAACGATCCAAAGAGAACCTGGTCAAACGTGTACGGGCTGTGCCGATGGATGACAAGGAACATATTAGATCCGAAGACAAGGATACCCAGTCCGATCAACGTACCGCCGAGTATGTCGCCGTACGGTACGACCCCACTGAGATCGGAGCCGACCAGTACCGCCGTCCCACTGACAAGCAGGACGCCGTCGGCTGTCGCAAGACGATCGTCGTAAAGGTCGTCGATCATCGGCACGTCTTCGATCCCCAGGAGGTCGCTGTACCGGTGGACCCAGATGATGAACGGGATGATGTGATAGAGCGTCCCGAGGACGACGAACCCGATGGCACCGACGGTCAGGAGGTGAGCGGTACCACTCGCACCGAGCAGTGTCGCGTAATCGGTTGGATCGGCCAGCCACGCAGGGAGGGTCAGGACGGCCCAGGCCGACAGCATCGGGACGACGACCGTGTACCGGGTGTGCATCGGCGTCCAGTCGATCTGCATCTCGTAGAGTCGCCGGATCAGAATGACACTGAACGACAGCGCTGCGAGGACGACCAGTCCGCCGCCGATCCGGGCGACGCTCGCGACATCGAAGAGCCGTCCGCCGGCGAGGAAGGCGACGCCGATCGGGTGGCCCCACTCCTCGAGGGGCTTGAGGGTGTGATCGACGCCGTGGAGGTCGGTCTGGGTGAACATCGTCCCCAGCTGGTAGAGCGCCCCATAGACGGTCGTCAGAACGGCCCCGAAGACGGCGATGGTCGCGTGGGCTCCCAGGACGCCCTGGTGGGTGATCGCCACGTCAGCGAACAGCGGATGAGTGAGATCAGTCGCTAGCAGGACACCCAGCGTCGTCAGGACGAGGAAGAAGCCAAGAGCCAGCAGGAAGTGGCGTTCGGTGACGTCGTAGCTTTCGATCGTGGCCATCGTCCGCGCGATGTTGTAGACGAACGCCCAGAAGCCGGCGAACATGAGTCCGCCGAACAGCGGGAGCAGAGCCAGCGCGGAGAACAGCAGCGATCCCACGAAGCCGACCAGCCCCACGACGACGAGAACGAGTTGGAGGCTGGCCAGTCGCCGGGAATGGAGCACGACGCCGGACCAGACGGGGACAAACTGCGTCATGGCGCCCATGATCGTCACGCAGATCCAGCCCGCCAGCAGCAAGTGGACGTGTGCGAGGTTCGCCAACCCAGGGACAGTTCCCTCAATCGCACCGAGGCCGACGAGCGCACCTGCGAGCAGAAGGGCGAGCGCGATCACGAAGTGACGAAGCGGCACAGTCATCGGTGGTTGCTGGTCCGTCTCGATCGATCCCGGAATCGCGGCCATGGTTTCGGTACGGGAAGAACCCTTTTCGGCATGCGTACGAATACATTCGGAGTGGGGGGAGTGATACCGCTTACAAGCTGGATTCCGGCAAAAGATGGGTTGATGCGAATATATCCGGGAACACGCGTAACCGACTATCAGACCTAGAGCGGCACATGGCAGGCTTTCCGTCCCCGTTCGGCAACGACGACAGCGATCTCTTCGACGACTACGACGCGTTTGAACCCGACACCATTCCACAGCCAGGCCATTTTCTGGAGGATCAGAACGTCCTCACGGGCGAGGAGCACGTCGCATTCCACCAGGTAACCAAGGAAATTTTCGAGGAACGGAAGGTCTACGACATGACCTTCAACTACAACCTTGCGCGGCTCAATCTTGACACCCGCCACACGAACGCCGGCTACCGGTACGCTGAGGAAGTCGAGAATCTCTCGGTCCTGCGCGCGGAGTTCACGCCGACCACGCCGTTCTGCCCCCAGACTCACACGCTGACGATCGGATCCTTCCGCGCGTGGAACGGCCTCGCCGACCGCCACGACTACGAACTCGTCCGCGTTCGGGCCGCCGACATGCACCACCAGAGCGAGGCGATCAACGACCAACTCAAAGAGATCGAGGAGAAGTACGTTGAGACCGGCGATCCGACGGTCGAAGCGACGGAGAGCAGGGACGTCGGCTCGAATCCCATGGAACGGTCGATGCGTGAGGAAGGCGTCAGCCGAGGCTCACCGAAATCACCGTTCTAACGTACCGCGCCGTCCATCGCCATAGCCGAAGGACTCCGGAATTTACGCAAAACGCTGGAACATGTTCGACACGCTGTTTTGAGCGTACAGGGATGGCAAATGAGACAGCATTGGACAAGTTGAGCAACCATCGTATTAGGAATCCTCAGTAATGGGCGTATTCGCATAACACACCGGAGAGCACGACTCTGTGATGACGGCTATCGAAAGCACACTCTAGGAGGCGTTTATTAGAACGCAGGAACCAAACTCAATAATCTGCGAGACTGTGAATCATGATCGATCGAACAAGAGGTTTCCGCTAGTGTCGATATTTTTAGGCGTCGCTACTTTTTGGGGAGCGTCGCGAGGAACTCGCCGTCGCCACGGCGTTCAACTTCATATCTGTCGGCGTCGAACGACTCGACTTCCGCCTGGAACTCGTAGAATAGTGGCTTGGGTTCGTGGTCGTTGACGATCTGTAGGGCCTCGCCGCTCTCTAGGTTCTCGAAGGCGTCGTGAATCTTCGGATGCCGTTCCGGCGGCGGGACATCCCTGAGGTCCAGTGTTGTGGTTGGCATACACTCCGACTCGGATATGCGTCCGTGAAGAACTTCTCCCGAATATGTTTCTCCGGATCCTGACGAGAAGTTACTCGACGAGGTCGACAGAATTGCCCACCGCGATTTCGGTACCCCGGTCCGATTCGGGGATAGACGCGATGAGCATCAGGGTGTAATAGTGCTCGAAGGCGTCCTCCGTGGCCCACTTCGGGAACGTCTCCTTGCGCATCTCGATGAAACGCTCGCGGAACTCCGGCGTCGGTTCACCCGTGTCCGGATCGCGTTCGGGGACGACACAGCGTCCGCAGGGCGTCTCCCCTTCGAAGCGGACGCCGTCTACCTCGAACGCCGGGGCACCCTCACCCACGAACCGATCCTCCCAGAACGCGGGTACGCCCGAGATCTCGACGTTCGCTCGCAAACGACGACGCGCGCT
Coding sequences within:
- a CDS encoding DUF2249 domain-containing protein, with the translated sequence MPTTTLDLRDVPPPERHPKIHDAFENLESGEALQIVNDHEPKPLFYEFQAEVESFDADRYEVERRGDGEFLATLPKK
- a CDS encoding ABC transporter ATP-binding protein, which gives rise to MTLELSRLRKAYGQFDFGPVDLTVENEVLTVLGPSGSGKTTLLSLIAGIISPDSGSIQVDGRELVGRPLEDRRVGMVFQEGALFPHMTTRENITYAATASHRVDELATLLELEDVLDRTPPTLSGGERQRVALARTLATDPDMLLLDEPLSSLDAPIRKRLRDELHSLFESLDIPILYVTHDQREATALGDRIAIVRDGALEQVGTPSAVLTRPTSRFVARFTGNENLFEGIVTDRTADGATVQLGDLQYQTTVSDIQTSTVTVCIHPSRMEIESPSTANGDRTANTVTGTVTRWLNEGSKYRIDIEIEAEPITLTANVRPPTFERLSLENGSEVHVLIPQESIHLIPDRE